The following nucleotide sequence is from Pleurodeles waltl isolate 20211129_DDA chromosome 8, aPleWal1.hap1.20221129, whole genome shotgun sequence.
attggcatgggcacggcaggggcccccaggggccccgcggcaccccctaccgccatcctgttcatggcgggtttcccgccatgaacaggatggcggtaggggctgtcagaatcctcatggcggtggagcgcgctccgccgccatgaaggattcccccgagcagcggtaagtcggcgggagcccgccgacttgccgcttctgaccgcggctgaaccgccgcggtcagaatgctcgtgggagcaccgccagcctgttggcggtgctcccgtggtcggtggccctggcggccaccggccgccagggtcagaatgaccccctatatttgcaaATTTCTTAACAGATTTCTTGAGGAGAACACCCCCATGCCAAGGCTGAGtttggttcccagtccagccctgaaaACTCTCTAAGTGGTGGAGTCACTGAGTCACTACTCAATCTTTACTGAGCGGATTATGCTTGGCTGAGCCCTAGCTTGCTGCTGTCATCTCTGCCTGCTCTTAAGGGGCTGAGCTCTTCATCTCTGCTGGAGTTGGGGTACAGGTGCAAGGCACTCTGGAAGACAGGGTATGCCTCAGGTTTGCCTGCATGATAACTACATGATTGGAAGTTAGTTTGGGGATGGCAGCACCACTCTTGATACTAAGAACACAGAGATGTCTAAGGGCAACAATTAAGGAACTGCCAGGTCCAGGTGAAAACCTCTAAAGAATTTTGAAATTGCAGTGTCCAATTACTCTCTAGTTTTGTGTCAGGGCCTTTCAGGGCCTGAAATGTCCTGGCTATGTTAttggagaggaggaattgagatgCAGGTGGAGAGGACAGATGAGGTAAGAAAGTTGCAGGGGTGTCATTAAGAGAGACGGAAGGAGAAGGAGAGTAGTCAGAGAGTTTGTGACAAGacaaaagagaaaagaggaaaacaatAAGCACACACAAGCTTTTCCTTGCAATATCTAATAGATCTTTCTGTCTCCCCCACTGCTCCTTCTATCAGAACTACTTTTCTTGTCCTGAACCTGCTTCACGATAAACTCGCTTTTCTGCTTGTACCTTGAGGTTCACTGACCCGATATTGTGAACAACAGTATAATCAAaaggaagaatggagcacactatcgTTGATTTACTTACAGTAATGATTAACACCCTGTGAACCAcagtattagtaaaaaaaaaaacaccaggatGAGCCAGAGCTCAGGTGGGCCACACAAACACATTATTTGGGGAGGTGGGTgcacagcctacctcaacaaccctCAATAGGCTccagggatcccatccctgggGCCAAACTCTAATTAAAGGGAAAGgggtgtgcagccccctccccaaaccttaaagggccctggggaccacatccctcaGGGTCGAATTTAAATTAAAGGAGAGGGGTGTGCAACCCCTCTCACCAAGCCTTTAAAGGCCCCCGAGGGCCGGCTCATTCACTGTGTCTCAGGGAACCCACCCCATTCCCATCTCTACTCCCTCTCAGTGATAGCTTTAAAAATGTCTCCCGAAGGGTGGAAGCAAACATACATTTAAGTGTCCGCAACAATGCAGGCAAGGGAACAGATGTCTGCTCCCACCCAACGGGAGCTTTTAAAATGCTGCTTGTCCCCTCCTCTTAAAAATAACAAtaacttgcactgctaattactcaacATATTACATTGCGTATGACATGTTCTAGGACATCACTGATAATAACACTATAAAATTGAAATTCtactattaatgagaaaactgtgcattgcctgggcgcgagttatagttaccttggggcataagttatagttacttgagataacaataaatggtgaatttcagtggttttggtaATTTAAaattttaactgacatttccacctaactataacgtccctttaactttGGTTATAGCATTAACATTATTTGAATATGTCAGTGAAAACGTTaatgttttaaaatgaaaaaacacagaaattcttcAGTTACATTTAGCAGAGCAAACTTTAACGTATGCCACTGTCATGCACTGCTCACgccactgccatgcactgcttatgacttcacatattacatcattcatgatatgTGCTGTAAAATAATTTATGTCATCACTGATGTGTAATGCCTTCCTTTGGCTATGTGCAGTGCGGGGTTGGAGACAAGGCCTGGCTCCAGCTAGGCCCTCTATCCAACCCTTGGATAGGCACCCAACCCCACAATGTGCAGGGCCTTCACCAGTGCAAGGTGGGGTTTAGCCACAGggattggccctggggaccctgtcGTCCAGggcctttttattttcaaaagggaggagggccacatcgccccactccccaaaactaaaatggccctggggaccccattgccctgtggccatttataTTTTAAAGGGGGAGCTCACGGCCCCCTTTGTCTAGCCTCATTAGACCCTGGGCACTCCATCCtctagatttttatttattttaaagggaaATGGGCCATATGGCCCCCTTCTCTGAGCCTTATTAGTCCCTGCGGACACCATTCCCCAGGGCCTTTCCTAAGAAGGGGGAGGAAGGCCATATCACCCTCTCTCCAAGCCTTATcaggccctgaggaccccacccCCAGGGCTGTATTTTTAAATAACAGGAGGGGGTCATAtgactcccctccctgagccttgttaggccctggtgatcccatcccccagggacaTTTCTAAAAATGAATAGGATGGAGACTGTGCTTCCCCTCTACCCGAGCTGTGATTGGCCCCAGAGATTATATCCCCTGACGTAGCACTTcttaaaggtgggtgccctggtgcccatccAGGGTACCCACCACATACTTGTTGGGGACCGCATGGAATGTGCCAAGGTCACTGCTGCCCCAGTCGGCTCACCTCATGCAGTGGGAGGCAACTTTGCTCTCCCCCAGTGGGAGCAGCTACTAATGAAGCTCCCTACGGGCAGGaacaatatttagatctgttttcctgcccacttcagtgcaaggaaacagataaaaagtctgcTTCCAGtcagtgggagcattttcaaagctcttgCCAACTGGGGACAAACTCTGCTTGCTCCAGCGTGGCTCAAGCATGGCAGGAGTTTTGAATTTTCTTCCCACTCCAGTGCGAGCAGGGAAACTGCTaagtcccaggggtgggctcccaagGACATAGCTGGTGAACCAGAGTCAGGAAATTGGGTCCACAGGACCATTTATGACTCAGGGAGGTGGAACACATGCCCCCCTCCCTTTTACTTTGTTTCATTGCCCTGGGGGATGATGTGCCTGGGGTCTTTAGAGGCTCGGGGAGGGGAAGCATGACCCCCCCTTTAAGGAATACACTAGGCCATATGGGGTCCACAAATGGGTAGAGGATGGAGAATGCGTGCATCCCCTTCCCCTCAAAAAAACTGCTGGGGTCCAAGGAATGGGGCCCCTGTAACTGAAATCAGTCTGGGGGGGCACACATGCCCCACCTCCCCGAAAAAATAAACCTCTTTtccccccgggccctggcccaccacaGGGTTTTTTTTCACAACTAAGCGCAGGAgcctatgtgtgtgtttattttttaattgtgctgtggatttgtggatcctgtatacatttatggcaacattaaaaaaaaaaaatcatttttgcctctagcttggGACCCCACTACCAGGACTAGGGGGTCAGGGATTCCCTTCTCTgcccccttatgtttttttttaactattttaggactcaggactgaggTGGGTAGACCAGTGCTGATTCCTCATAAAGAAATATAATTCTGAAGAAGAACAAGTTCCCTGGAGTACAGCGCCTTTCCTTTGAATGAACATGCGTGGCAGGGgtgtggtgtgtgagagggtgaTTTTTTTCTGCTGAGctttggatccacagatccatcacAGCTTTACATTGGGGGTTGTGTTGTGTGCCACAGAGGATCCGCGgtcaagcaaaaaaaataaaacagtgggCAATTCTTTGCCATGAGGGGTCCTTTAGAGACCCCTTGCtgtgtcaggatacctgtatcctgaccccttatgtatgttttaatttatgttttcttCGCAGGAAGCCtagccaagaaacaaaatggcaagtGAAGCTTTCCTTTCCGGTTGAGGCCAGCCAACTACTACTTTGATCTTTGCTGAGATTTGAGGATACCCGTGGATCCacatctctagatatctatattatttttcttttcataaCTTCAAAACTCCTGACCAGATTTATGCCATAttataaaaagggctctttctaaaCCAAGATCTTGCttcctgccagatttggtgtaatccgttcagtggttcgggctgtaaccATGTTTAAAATtagcaaaatccccatagacatgaAATGGGGAAAAAGAGTTTTGGGGGACCCATTTTTcccagcccccacttgatgaatcaccctgaaactttccagacagcagctgaactaactgtgtactagttttgaaaaatttgtgaaagtTTGTCTAACAGCACCAAAAACAAACAATGTATCATatttgggaaaagttggtcctaactataactaaatacTGGCTAAAGCCAGtaagtaaataatatatatattcactgaaaaaaaacaaaggttagagggaatttatagttaggttctgaatttgcacacacaaaatcatagaaattcagctgttatagttggagttatttcaattaactataactcgtgccccgctATGCACAGAtttctcattaatattttttattgcaaatgtgtcaatgataatatcaatggtgccatagaagatgtcatcaatgatgtaatatgtggggtaattagctgtgcatggcgatggcgagagttattgttaccttaccttagggcgcaagttatagttacttgaaataactccaactataccatctgaatttctgtggttttgtgtgtgtaaattcagaacctaactataacgtctctctaacctttgtttttttcagtgaatttctaaggttttttaaaggctaattcctaaccataatgtccatgtaacctttttgtttttcagtgaatttctagttttttttttaatgcagcaggaggtggcctcaGGGACTGGCCTCTCTTCAAGTCACAATCCCTATCTGTACTCTAAAAAAGGTTAGCAAAAAAAGTGTAGCAAAAAGAAATCTGTCCCATGGTTCAATGAATATTTAGTTCttctaaaaaaagattaaaaaatgtggggaaaaatggaGATGCAAATATGATGATGTGGCAAAGCGGCCTACCGGGCAGCCACCAGGTTTTACCATCAGGAAATAAGGATTCATGCTGCATACTATGGTTAAACAGCTAATGCCCTGAGGGAGTTGTTTCAGACTGTAAAATCCCTTAGCACCCTTAAATTGGGAAACCCTTTACCTAACCCCTCAGAGAGACAATGCAATGAATTTGTAGCCTACTTtcagaacaaagggcctgattacgagtacggtGGTCTTAAGACTACCATACCTgcattggcagtctgaccgccgcaaCCTTGATGATTTGACCGTcagattacgaggctggtggtcaggcaaccacaagaccaccaccaggatcatggatcccaatgaATTGGCACTGGTGAAAGCCGTGTTCAAGCATAGCGGTGAAGATGTCATCACAacttgcctttccgccagccttttcatggcggggccacaactgtgtgctctgctgccatgaccattctccatctattcagccatacaactgtactcacctgaggggaaacacaactgtatagtgtgtgggaagTACAGCCAATGAcaggactgctaatgccaggaggcactgtgactctcactacactcagccacaactgtgtgtTCTGCTACTATGACAATTCTCCATCTCTTCAGCCATTcatctgtactcacctgaggggatcacaactgcagagtgggtgggtgggacagccaatgacaggactgctaaggtcaGAAGGCACTGGAActctcactacactcagccacaactgtgtgttttgctactatgaccattctctaTCTATTCAGCcatacaactgtactcacctgaaaggAGAATAACTACACTGTGTGGAATACAGGGATTGAAAAAGTTAGTACTTtaggaggatcccttactcacAATCCAAGCAACAGTATACTGTACACCTGCAAAAATACCTTTACCTGAAAACACACTCAAGGCATGTACACACCTGGGAGAGTGTAAATGAAAACctcatgtagtacagggagtcacatgactgctgaggccaagaGGTTTTGTCTCTCAAATCCAATTACCCATTCCACTCTGCATATGGTAAAATATCCCTTTTGGTATCTTGGTATACTTGTTATATAAGTCCACTCACCTCAGAGGacagacaatgtgaactgtgagttgtgttAAGAGCAATGTCAGAATACATTGAAGAAGGACTATGCCAAACATCAGACCACTGCCCAGATGATATTGTGCCACAGACCCTGAACCCACAATGAATGTGATACACCTGGGAGGGACAATGATACAGGCAATGGcacaccctgtgatgtggcaacatGTCCAGATCCATCCAGAGCTGACATGCCAAGAGGAAAATAGTGCAGACATGAAGGACAGTTCAAATTGTCTGGTAGGAACTTCCTACACAGATATAAAGCCCCATAATGTGtctgctgtatggcattggcaGCACTCACTTCCACAATGTTATGACCAAAGGATGACAACTATGACACATCATCCAAGGTCAAAGGGCAATAcctgcatgacaaacaaatagcttCTAAGATTACTCTAACAATATACTGCCCAGCCAatgtcctgcctgcactgctgccaaGACATAAGCCTATTACTACCCCTCCAACAGCTAAggattccagacagtctgaggTTAGGTCACTAAACAGGAATTGGTATGTGGTTTCAATGTCAGCtcactacaaatgacaatatgtgtacctgtcacatgagGGAAATCAGCAAATGCAATGAGAACAGGCCATAGCCCAtagtcactgtcaactattggaggtagctGTTACAATACAACTACTAACATTATCTCTCCACATAAacatgttgtgctgccactgcaactggGATGctaccaccgacaccacagaggagactgccactactccCATGGATGAATCCCTCAGAGAAACAAACACTTTTGGACTGCTGgttgtggaggatggttctggcccatccatGCACCCTGGCGAGATGACACCGGTCAGCCTCATCAACTTGTCTCAGCCCATGGCTTCAACATTGCAGGCAGTAAGTCGCCCCCAGACCTGCAACCCTACAACAGTCTCctacatcttgtgcccccagtccaggttcctgagtcacaacctgccaaccctgataatgatggacctggaaccagtggaagggggcaggctgcaccaagGTCGCAGGCACGTGGGAGTAAGGTGCTTGGGACGAATGGTGTGGCTAAGTTTAAAGAGGTTGCTGGTGATGCCCCGTCCAGGATACCATCAACCtggtcttgggagcttaccaaccttcccaaggcgtgatgggccaggtactgaacaaactcagggaaatcaaggagctacagagattTTCACAGTGTGATGCGGGAACAGTGGCCACAATTCcaaaatggcctccctaacaggggtgctgagggacattaatagTACCATGAGCAGGGATAGTCAACAACATCACACTCCTTCCTTTGACACATCCACACCAAGTCCTTTATTAATGCCACCCACTGGAAAGGAGGCCATGCCAGGGGAAGAaccagcctcagacacccctgcctctgtagttactgagcctaccgcaagcggggacatccagcgaAGCCAccaggaggtgcaggtggcaagacaccaaccactgccagcaagtgaccacctCCTGATGTCGCTCCTTTGTGTGCCATGGgctcaccctgttgactgttccttaaccacttACCACattccatgctagtaggacactaGACTGTGGACCCCAAGtgttgtggcctctactctattgattgcatccaccatgactgatcccttcacctgaAGTATTGTTTTTTATCCAATATCACTATTCAATTTTGTTCAAACGTAAATAAACATACCTATCACTAAAAAACTGTCTACTACctcacttttgtgttttttctgggaTGTTCAATGCTAATTACATGTGATGTACATGCTTTAGACATTATGAGACAATGGATGGAGGgaaatgtctcaggtagtgtcatgctgagggtgACTAACAACACAATATCACAGGTGTGTGGTTACATCTaacattttattgtactgtattgcaaataaggtgttaagaatgtctgcacagtcatagccaagaacgtTCAGCTatattgagtcaggctagataaCTTATTACTAACATGCACCAGACCACACCTGAAAGGGCCTGTAAGACCTTATCCTGCAGATTAGGCAAAGATAGTATGGGATATTGTTTCCAGTTTGACCCTTGTGACATATcaaaaccaggcctgccaacttaacattctccatggcacagacagagggcagtacaacagggcCTAAGCCCAGACCCTCACCACAACAATGAGTAAGCATCTGCGACAAGCATTACCTGTATCAATCTACGACCACTTCACATGTCAGgccagcaacagccacctgccaatgacacaactctgtaatgcccacatgaggatggcatggtgaggagACTTGGAAGGGATTAGTGACACACATGGAGTTTAGGCAGCTAAAGGCATATATAAGACACAAacctcatttcaaacttcagttaTTTCACtaacagtgcaatgtgactgcacCAAACAAAGGAGACCCTCAAGGGAGTCACATTTTCAAGCCTCATGTAGCCAGCAAATCGGGGCTGTATGATGcgtagcatgagatgccctgtctcatggtgacaaagacactcttctcaacaactactgacccctggagtaccccatgcagtcacactaatcacataacatcacatacttacacttaagtgaagtactgattgatgagatcagcccgcaTGTCTTCACCTCCATCCTCATACCTGTCATCCTCActgggcatttcaggaggctcacccggtggcactgctagctccccctcatcagagatgtatgggatgtttctcctcagggcaaggttgtggggcatgcagcaggccacaatgaactTGCACAGTTtcatgggtgagtagaggagggctccaccagtcttgtcaatggcccggaatcttgctttcaggagcccaaaagactGCTCCATGACACACCTGTTCTTCCACGTGCCTCGTTGAAATggtcttcccctggcgtagttgggttcctcactggtttCAACAACCAGGAACAGTTTGGGTATACAGAATCCCTATAAGAGAATGTGACATGTGTGCAACCATTAGTCCAAAGCATTGTCTCCTTGCAGCAGACACAGCAtaaaaacacacatgacatatgttacttaccaaccagccaggccctctttgggtaCAGTCGTGTCATCAGCTTTGGAAtcgtgctgttccgcatgatgaaggcatcatggactgaaccaggatacCGGGCACAAACTTGGGAAATGTAGCAGTCCACCAGACAAACtacttgaacattgatggaatggtagttctcCCTGTTACTATAGCCCTCTTCATTGTCATGCAGTGGAATCAAGGCTAAATGGGTACCAGTAATGGCTCTGACAACATGTGGGGTGAGTACCAAATCAtggaactctgccttcacatgggcaaaatccttacgttgaggaaaccagatgtagctgtccaggtgtttcaacattgctgagagaacaccCTTcaggaccagactgaacataggctggaacatcccagcagttagggcctatgtattttggaaggaccctgtgaccagagaGTGCAACAccgacatgacttgtgcaatg
It contains:
- the LOC138249513 gene encoding putative nuclease HARBI1, which translates into the protein MFQPMFSLVLKGVLSAMLKHLDSYIWFPQRKDFAHVKAEFHDLVLTPHVVRAITGTHLALIPLHDNEEGYSNRENYHSINVQVVCLVDCYISQVCARYPGSVHDAFIMRNSTIPKLMTRLYPKRAWLGFCIPKLFLVVETSEEPNYARGRPFQRGTWKNRCVMEQSFGLLKARFRAIDKTGGALLYSPMKLCKFIVACCMPHNLALRRNIPYISDEGELAVPPGEPPEMPSEDDRYEDGGEDMRADLINQYFT